The region CGTATCCAGAACGCCGATCACATCACCGGCCTTGATCCGGTCTCCCTCCTCCGCGCGAAGCTCGGCTATCCGCCCGCTGCCATCGAAGGCCAGCGAAATCTGCCGGATGTCCACATTGCCATACAGGAGCAGTTCGTCCTTGGCATCGCGGGCGTCGCGCCCGCTCCACCAGAACCACCCGGCACCGATGGAGACAAGAAGCAGCAGGACAGCGATGAGAGCTTTTTTCATTCTGATGGAACTTGGAAAGGAGCGGAGGGGTTGATGCCCTCCCGGAGTCCAAAATTAAATTTACTTTAGACTAAACCGATCTTAGGGTCAACCCGAAAGTGCCGCGGAAACTACCCTGTATTCACTCGCATGAACAAAACGCCTCGCGCTCTCCGGACAGACGGAGAAGCCACCTACAACTGCATTTTAGAAACGGCGGGCAAACTCTTTGCCACGTCAGGTTTCGCCGAGACAAGCAGCAAAGCCATCGCCGCCAAAGCCGAGGTGGACCTCGCCTCGATCAACTACCACTTTGGCAGCCGGAGCGGCCTATATCAAGCGGTGCTGGCGGAAGCCCATCGCCGCCTCATTAGCATGGAGGTCTTGCAGGAACTCACCGCCGCCAATCTGCCCGCCCGCGACAAGCTGAAAAAAGTGATCGAAGGCATGGTGGAAGCCGCTGCCGGGCAGAAAGGCTGGCACACCAGAGTTCTCGGGCGGGAACTGCTGTCACCTTCCTCCCACCTTCAGGTTCTCCAGCAAAACGAAGTCTTCCCCAAGTTTCGGCTGATCTTGGGCATCATCAGCGAAATCACCTCGATTCCGCCGGACGATCCCGCGCTGTTCCGTTGTGCGATCAGCGTCGCGGCACCCTGCGCAATGATGCTGGTCGTTGGACGCAACGTGCCTGCTGTCGCCGAAGCGGTTTCCAGCACACCGCGCGAGGCGCTGGCGGCGCATCTCTATCATTTCGCCATCGGCGGTCTGAAAGCAATCGGACAAGAGCATAAGAAGCATAGACAATGACTCAAGCGGTCAGCGAAACGGTCCCCCCGAGCGGCATCACCGTTGGCATCTGCCCAATGCCATGCTGCGTCATGAGCACAATGGCCTGATTCAACCCAATACGATCATGAGAAATCTGAATCTCATCGGCCCACAAGTCAGAAGATTGCGAATGCTGAGGGGATGGACTCAGCATGATGCGGCGGTCAAACTGCAAATGGCCGGTTGGAACATATCGCGCGGGGCACTGGCAAAAATCGAATCGAGGAGGATAAAGGTAGGCGATACCCATTTGTTTTTCCTGGCCAAAGCCTTCGAGGTTCCAGTTCAAGAGCTGTTCCCGTTGGTTGATCCACAAGATCCAAACCTCCACGAAACACTCTGCAAGCTGATGCTCAAAAGCTATTGAAGTTTCAGAAGAT is a window of Prosthecobacter algae DNA encoding:
- a CDS encoding TetR/AcrR family transcriptional regulator, whose amino-acid sequence is MNKTPRALRTDGEATYNCILETAGKLFATSGFAETSSKAIAAKAEVDLASINYHFGSRSGLYQAVLAEAHRRLISMEVLQELTAANLPARDKLKKVIEGMVEAAAGQKGWHTRVLGRELLSPSSHLQVLQQNEVFPKFRLILGIISEITSIPPDDPALFRCAISVAAPCAMMLVVGRNVPAVAEAVSSTPREALAAHLYHFAIGGLKAIGQEHKKHRQ
- a CDS encoding helix-turn-helix transcriptional regulator; protein product: MLRHEHNGLIQPNTIMRNLNLIGPQVRRLRMLRGWTQHDAAVKLQMAGWNISRGALAKIESRRIKVGDTHLFFLAKAFEVPVQELFPLVDPQDPNLHETLCKLMLKSY